The following nucleotide sequence is from Bacteroidota bacterium.
ATTGCTCCAAAGATTGCAGCACAACGGAGTTGAAATTTCAGTTTACGAACCCTTTTATCAATTTATCTTACAGCACGACAAGGGTTTGAATATACCTTGCTCTTTATTTTCCAGGCCTGAAGAGTCTCCGAATGAAGTTGATTTTTTTATCAGTATTGGAGGCGATGGTACTTTTCTTGAAAGTATGCTCTACCTGAAAAGTTCTACCATTCCGGTAATCGGGCTTAATTCCGGCCGGTTGGGTTTTCTTGCCAACATTAGTAAAGACGAGATTAGCAAAGCCCTCGATTGTATTTTAAATGGCGAATATAAAATAGAATACCGAAGTTTACTGAGGGTTGAATCGGAAATGGAATTATTTGGCGGCTATAATTTTGCCCTCAACGAGGTCACCATCCAGAAAAACGACTCCTCGCTTATTTCTATCGATGCATGGCTCGACGATGAGTTTTTAAACACCTACTGGACCGACGGCCTTATTGTTGCAACACCTACCGGATCAACAGCTTATTCATTAAGTGTGGGCGGTCCTGTTGTAGTGCCAGGTTCAGATAACTTCATTATTGCACCCATTGCCTCGCACAACCTTACAGTGAGGCCTATAGTGTTTCACGACAGCACACTTATAAGGCTGAATGTAAAAACCCGGGGAAATTCGTTTCTGGTTACGGTGGACAATCGTATACAAAAAATGACCTCAGACCAGGCAAGCATAATAGTGCGTAAATCGAAATTCGAATTGCAAATGTTACGTTTGCCCTTTAATAATTACTATTCAACCCTGCGTAACAAGCTGATGTGGGGAGCCGACAAGCGCAATTATGCAGGTTAATGCAGCTATATTTGGGTATTTTTTTGAAAATCAATGTGTATAAACTATTTTTAACCATTCAAACTGCCGTTGAAATTATGCGCATGCATTTTAAAAACCTATTGGCGATTTTATTTTTAGGCTTGTTATTGGCTACTCAAAATGCCGATGCACAGCGTTGGAAGCTTATGCGCTATCATGTAGGTGCAGGTTTTGGCCCCACACAAGTTTTTGGAGATATAGGAGGAGCTGCTGACGAAAACAACTGGTATGGTTTAAAAGACCTTAGTATAGACGAAACCAGTTTAGCCTATCATATCAATGCGGGATTTAAAATCGATAATCGTTTCGCAGTCAAATCGAACCTGACCTATGCCAGCGGCAAAGGCTCTGATGCAGGAACACCCAACGAACGTGGGCGGAGCTATAAGGTGAATTTTATTGAATTCAGTGGCCAGGCCGAATATTATTTTCTTTCCGAAGATCCTCGCTTGCGCAGTGCAGCGGTGTTCGACAAAAAGGGGATGATAAATAACTTTTCTACTATCAGCGCTTATGGTTTTGCAGGTTTGGGTCTTACTTATTCCATGGCCAGCCACGAAAAAGGAACATACATGCCCGATGCCGACAGCTACAAAGAAACAAACCTCGCACCTGTAATACCCTTTGGTGTTGGCGTAAAGTATGTAATCGACAAGCGTTGGTTTATCGGAGCCGAGTTTGGATACCGCTGGGCGATGAACGATTATATCGAAGGCTATAGCCAGTTAAAAGGCTCCAAACACAACGATATGTATTATTTCTTGTTATTGACTGCCAACTACCGCATAAAAACAAGCCGCAGGGGTATACCTACCATACTGGACCGAAAAGTAAGATATAGTTTGTAACGAAATATTGGAGATACTTCCAGCTTGGTTTTTCAATTTTCTTCCGCTCCCAAAAACTTCTTAGAGCTATTTATTTATAGGTGATCCGATGGATTCCTCATCTCAATCTTTCCTAAATACTATCCTTTAATCTTAAGAAAGCAAGAAGAATATGTATCAGGGGCACTTAACTTTTTTTATGATAAACAATGAAAATTATTGATCCTGAACGCTAAAAAGCCGGATAAAATCGTTTATAATTGCGCTAACTCTTGGCTTGGATGAAATAATTAAACTTTCGGCTTAAAAAAACGAAAAAACAAGAAAAATGCATTCATCCAATACCCAGGAATCAAACCATCTTGAATGAAAAGATATTTGTTTACCATTGTTTTTATTGTCTTGACAGCCAGTGCTTTTTCTCAAAGGAAGTCGGATATAGGTATTTATGGAGGAGCTACATTTTACCTTGGCGAAGTGAATCCGGAAAAGATTTTTTATAACCCCGGTTATACCTTTGGCGCGCTTTATAGGTACAATTTCAACCCAAGATATTCTCTTCGTATTAAAGCAGCCTATGCACACATGAGTGGCAGCGACAACGATTTTGATAAAGTTGTTGTAGGACGCAACCCTACGACCTTTTCAACCGGATTGATTAACCTGGCCTCTCAGGTAGAATTTAATTTTATCCCCTACCTCACTGGCGATAAGAATTACGACTGGACCCCTTATGTATTCGGGGGTGCCGGCTATTCGGTAATTTTATCCAGTTCAGCTACTACCAATGTTTCGGCGAACAGCCACTTGGTGATACCCTTTGGTGCAGGAGCCAAAATAAACTTTACTTCCAGACTGAGTGGTGGGGTGGAATGGACTTTCAACAAAACCTTTACAGACCGTATCGATGGCGTAATTCCACCCACCGGAACTTCAACTTTAAGTAAAAACGACTGGTATAATTTCGCGGGGCTTTTTATTACCTATAAGTTTTTTAAATTTGCAGCCGATTGTCCGGTATACGATTAGTGATGCAATTATGATAAATAAAGAAGAGCTTGAGAAGGAGAAATTGCCGGGCCATATAGCCATTATTATGGATGGCAATGGTAGGTGGGCACGCAAAAAAGGAAATCCACGGGTTTTTGGCCACAAAAATGGAGTAGCTGCTGTACGCGATACGGTAGAGGCTTGTGCCGAATTAGGTATCCAATACCTGACTTTATATGCCTTTTCAACAGAAAACTGGAACCGTCCCCGAACAGAAGTCGATGCACTCATGACCTTGTTGCTGACTACAATTAATAAAGAAACCAAGACCTTGCTTGAAAATAATGTTCAGTTGTTGGCCATTGGAGATTTAAGTGCGCTGCCTGCACGGGTATCCCGTCAACTGGAAGAGGCTATCGAAAAAACCAGGAACAACACTGGCTTAAGGCTCGTATTGGCGCTCAGTTACAGTGCACGTTGGGAAATTGTGGATGCAGTGAAGAAAATAGTCGAGAAAGCCAACAAGGGACTAATAAAAGCAAGCGATGTGACCAACGATTTATTTGCCAGACATCTTACAACCTCAGAAATCCCCGACCCCGAGCTGCTTATCCGCACAAGCGGCGAAACACGCATCAGTAACTTTTTATTGTGGCAACTTGCTTATTGCGAATTGTATTTCACTGAAACCCTCTGGCCCGATTTCAGAAGAGAGCATCTTTATAAAGCCATTGCCGATTTTCAATGCCGCGAGCGTCGTTTTGGAAAGACCAGCGAACAAATTATTCAGGGTGTTAATGCAAACAGTTAAGAATTAGAATGCTACGATTTATTTATCTCCTCTCATTGTGTTTTTTTGGTATAGCTATTTTTGCTCAGGAAGAACCTGGCGCAAATCTGAAGATTTTTGATTATAGCAGACCAACAGAGTATGTTATTGCCGAAATAAAGGTTACCGGTGTACAGTACCTCAATCCCAACCACCTTATTGGTATCTCCGGCTTACAGCGCGGACAAAAGATTACCATTCCAGGCACAGAAATTCAGGATGCCATTAACAAATACTGGCGACATGGACTTTTTTCCGATGTGCAGGTATATATCACCAAAATTGAAGGTGAAAATGCCTTTATAGAAATTAAACTTGTGGAACAACCCAGGCTTAATAACCTTAAAATTACAGGTTTAAACAAATCAGAAACCGACGACATCAAGGAAAAGATTAACCTTAACCGGGGTGTACAGTTAACCGACAATGTAATTAATAATGCGGTGACCATTATTAAGAAGCATTTTGTTAAGAAAGGTTATTTTAATATCGAGGTGAAACCCCGCCAGGTACCTGATACTACAGGCGATAACCGGGTAAACCTATGGCTCGAAATCGAAAAGAAATCGAAGGTTAAAATTGATGAAATTATTTTCGAAGGCAACGACATTTTTACTACAGAAAAGCTTCGAAAGGCATTTAAAAAGACCAAACAAAAAAGTGCCAATGTATTTAAAAGCACCAAATACAGCGAAGAAGATTATAAGGCAGATAAAATTTTGCTAATAGATTTTTATAACGAATCGGGTTACCGCGATGCAAAAATTGTGAAGGAAGAACTAATAACCCTCAGCGATAAGCGTATTGCTCTAAAAATTACAATTTACGAGGGAAGCCAGTATTATATCCGTTCCATTCGTTGGATTGGCAATACCATTTATCCGTCCGAACTACTTTCGCAGGCCTTGGGCGTGAAGGAAAAACAGGTTTATGACAAAAAACTCATTAACGACAGGCTTTCGGTAGATGAAGATGCTGTATCGAATCTTTACCTCGACAATGGCTATTTGTTTTTCACTGTCACTCCTTATGAGGTTAGAATCGACAACGATTCGGTCGACCTCGAATTCAGAATTAGAGAAGGTGAACCTGCCAACATCAATAAAATTATCATTAAAGGCAACACCAAAACCAACGAGCATGTAATACGGCGCGAATTGTACACACGCCCGGGAGAACTTTTTAGTAAAACCGACCTGATACGCTCTTATCGTGAGATTGCCAACCTGGGACATTTTAACCCCGAAAACATTGGACTTAATCCACTGCCCAATCCGGCAGATGGTACCGTGGATATTGAATACAACCTTGAAGAACGTGCCAACGACCAGCTCGAATTGTCCGGAGGCTGGGGCGGGGGCTACGGCTTTGTAGGTTCCATAGGTGTAAGGTTTACCAACATGGCGCTTGACCGCGCTCTGAACTTCGACGAATGGCGTCCGGTACCTACCGGAAACGGACAAACGCTATCGTTAAGGGCACAATCTAACCTCTATTACCATGGATTCAACATCTCTTTTATCGAACCCTGGCTCGGAGGACGCAAACCGAATTCTCTGAGTATCTCTTTTAACTACACAATTCAAAAAACCCAAGGCTCGTCGGTGAACCAGGTAGCTGCAGGAAGTTTTAAAACCCTGGGCGGGTCGGTGGGTTTTGGAAAAAGGTTAAAATGGCCCGACGACTATTTTAGCGTTTATACCGAATTTGCATACAATCTCTACAGATTAAAAAACTACCCCTATTTTGCCCTTGGCGATGGAGATTATAATATGCTCACCATAAAAGGAGTGCTTTCGCGCAGTTCGCAAGACCAGATGATTTATCCCCGCCAGGGATCGTCCTTCAGCTTAGGTTTGGAAATGACTCCACCTTACTCTGCCTTTAATGGGGTAGATTATGCAAACGATTCTACAATAAGCTCTTATGAGCGTTATCGTAATGTGGAATTTCATAAATGGACATTCAATGCCGCCTGGTACACTTCCATTGTGGGTAACCTGGTGTTGGCTTTAAAAGCCGAATTTGGTGCACTAGGATTTTATAACGAAGATCTTGGTTATCCTATTTTTGAGAAGTTTGATATGGGGGGTAGCGGTTTGTCGGGATACAACCTATATGGTACCGATGTGGTACCTTTAAGGGGCTATGAAGATAACTCACTTACGCCCAGAAAGTACGATGAAAACTCAAGAACGTATATTGACAACGGAAATATATACAGTCGCTTTTATGCCGAGTTGAGGTATCCGATTACACTCAATCCTTCTGCCACCCTTTACGGACATGTATTTATCGAAGGTGGAAATATCTGGCAACAGTGGGATGAAGTAAATCCATATTCAGTGAAGCGGGCTGCCGGATTGGGTATAAGGGCGTTTTTACCCATGTTCGGCTTACTAGGGTTTGATTGGGCTTTTGGTTTCGACCCAATATTCGATTCCAGTAACGGAAACGTGCTTTATGAGCCAAGCGGCCAATTCCATTTTATCATCGGCCAGCAACTTTAGTTTTGGAATAGTATTTGTTAAATTGTGACTCGATACAAAATTCCCATCAGTACAAACGAAAAATTGCAAATATGAAACGCACATTATTTTTACTGCTCGCACTAACAATAGGCATTACCCTCGAAGCACAAAAATTTGCTTTTGTCGATACCGAGTACATCTTAAACAATATACCCAATTACAAGGCAGCCCAGGATGAGCTTGACAAACAAGCCGCCGAATGGCAAACCGAGGTAGAAGCCAGGTACCAGGAAATTGATAAATTGTACCGCGAATACCAGGCCGAAAAAGTATTGCTGACTCAGGAGATGCGCAAGAAACGCGAAGAAGAGATTATCAATTCGGAGCGCGAAGTAAAAAAATTACAAAACGACTACTTTGGTGAAGAAGGCCTTTTGTTTAAAAAGCGTCAGGAAAAGATAAAACCTATACAAGATGAGGTTTTTAATGCACTGAAAGAAATATCGAATGAAAGTGGCTATGCCATAATTTTCGATTCGGCTGGTGGACCTACAGTATTGTATACCAATCCCCGCTTCGATATCAGCGACGAAGTGCTGATACGACTAGGTTATAAGAATTAATTTTATACATTTGCCCTCAATCAAATTATTAATAAATCGGAATGAAAACAACAACGAAAATTATTGCCGTCCTTTCCTGTCTTTTATTGGCTCACTCTGTGAGTGCACAGAAACTTGCACACATTAACAGCCAGGAGTTATTGGTTTCTATGCCAGAGACTGATAGTGCACAAAAGCAATTGGAAAAGATTGCCATGGAACATGATCTTGCGCTTGAAGAAATGTCGGTAGAGTTCAACAAAAAGATGGAAGACTATAATGCCAAATACAACGAAATGAGTGATTTGGTAAAGGCCAGCAAGGAAGCCGAACTTCAGGATTTACAAAAACGCGTGCAGGCTTTTCAGCAAACCGCCGAGCAGGATCTGCAAAATCAACGGATGAAGCTTTTTCAACCTATACAGGAGAAAGCTGTTAAAGCAGTGAACGATGTATCGAAAGAAAAAGGTTTCACCTATGTGTTCGATACTGCCACCGGAGTGGTTGTATACATGGGCGACGATGCAGTGGATATTCTGCCCCTCGTGAAAGCAAAGCTTGGCATTAATTAATATTTAAGATATTGCGCCATTTAAACGAGTTGTTTAGATGGCGCTTTTTTTATTTCAAATGAGCGACAAACGTCCTATTGGTATATTCGATTCGGGAGTTGGAGGTTTAACAGTGGCCAATGCCATACGGCATGCCTTGCCCAACGAGAACCTTATTTATTATGGCGATACTTCGCACTTGCCCTATGGCGACAAATCACCCGAAACCATTAGCCATTATTCGAAAGGCATTACCCGTTTTCTGCTCGAACAAGATTGCAAAGTCATTGTAATTGCCTGCAACACGGCTTCTGCCAACGCTTACAAGGTGGTATGCCAAACGGCCGGCGAGAATATTCCGGTGCTGAATGTGATTGATCCAATAATTCGTGAGGTCACTCAAAACTCCGGATACAAACATATTGGGGTAATAGGCACAAAAAGCACCATCAACAGCCGCACTTATGAAAAAAAGATTTCGGATTTAAGCAAAACCGTGCTGGTATCGTCAATGGCTACACCCTTGTTTGTTCCCATGATTGAGGAAGGATTTATTTTTGACGACATTAGCAATGCCATTATCCGCAATTACCTGTCGCGGCATGAAATAGCCGGAATCGATTCACTGATACTGGGTTGCACCCACTACCCCATTATTCGCAACCAGATTAATAAGTTTTACAATTTTGGAATCGATATCATCGACTCTTCGCGCATTGTGGCCCAAAGCCTTCATCAGCTGCTTCGGGAAAATAATCTATTGAACTTAGAAACAATTCCGGCACAAAGGAAGTTCTATGTTTCCGATGTAACCAAATCTTTCCGGATTATTTCCAAAATGTTTTTCGAAGAAGACGTCGACCTTGAACTCAACAACATCTGGGACTAACAGACCATTCTACTGCAACCGAAATTAATTCAGTCAAAGAGCAAAATGTTTTAAACCGATAGGGATTTTACCAATCGTTTGTCGATAAAATTCCAATTCAGATTATTCCAAACCGCTTGAAGATAAAGTTCTTTTGTAGAATAATCTGCCTGCCAGTTATGCTCCCAGCAATCGATAGCAATTAGCGGAAATCCTTGTTTATTGAGCGGAAGAGATGTGAGAAATGGATTGTCATTTTCCCTAGTAGTAACTACCTTAAGCTTACCCTCGCTCTGCACCAGCCAAAGCCATCCATCAGCATGCATTGAACTGAAAGTCTCTAAAAAAATTTTAAACAGAATCTCTTTGCTGCCAAACTGAGACTCTATCTGCGAATTAATTTTCAGATGGCCTGAGATGTTTTTATGCCTGCTCAATTGCTTAAAAAAAAGCTTGTGGTTGTAGTAGGCGCTTGCTTTTTCAACAAGTTTCTGGTTGTATTGCGAAGGAGAAATGAATAGCTGCCGTAGTGAGGTGGGGGCAAAACTTACCGACTTCAACAATCCCTGGGTTTGTTGAAAAGACTCCTGATAGTGCTGTTTATAGTGCAACAAAAAAGATACTTCGGAGAATAAATGCAAAAACGATTCACTACTGAAAGGCACAAACTGAATTTTGCTGCTGGATGCAACAGCCTGACTTAATCCATTCGATTTTAATTGAAGAGCGGCTCCAACACCAATCAAACCCAACACTCCCTTCTTGATAAAATCGCGCTTGTTCATGAAACCTTAAAGTGTAACCAGATTAGTAGGCAAACTTAACTAAAAAAAATTGTATAACGAAATCAACTTTCGGCCACTAGCTTATTAACAATTTCATTCAGTGATAGTTCAAATTGTTCGCCAAGAGCCATATTTTTCAAGGTCAGCCGGCCCGATTCTATCTCCTTTTGTCCGGCCAGCAGAACCCAGGGTATTTGTTTGTCATTTGCATACGACAGCTGCTTCTTTAGTTTGGCACTTTCGGGGTATAATTCGGCGCTGATATTCGATTCGCGTAAGAGCTTTAGTACTTTCAGGCAATAATTCTGTTCTGCTTCGCCAAAATTCACCAGCATTATCCGAGTGCCGGCTGCTGTTTCAGCCGGAAAACCATTGAGCTGGTTCATGACATCGTAAATGCGGTCGGCACCAAAACTAATGCCCACGCCCGAAATATCTTTTAGTCCGAAAATGCCGGTAAGGTCGTCGTAACGACCTCCACCGCAGATGCTTCCAATGGCAACGTCGTTGGCCTTTACTTCGAAAATAGCCCCGGTATAATAATTGAGCCCACGTGCAAGGGTAAGGTCGAGCTCTATAGGTGTTTTTACAGGTGCGTGACTCAAAAACGAAAATAGGGTATTGACTTCTTCAATGCCCTGCAGGCCAGTTTCGGAACCGGATAAAATGGTGTGAAGCTGAGCGAGTTTTTCCTGGTTGCTTCCTTTGAGCAACAGCACCGGTCTTAATTTTCTGATTACATCGCCGGAAAGGCCTTTGCTTTCGAGTTCGGCATTCACGGCTTCCAGTCCAATTTTATCGATTTTGTCGATGGCCACGGTAATGTCGGTAAGCAGGTGATTGGCCTGAAGATATTCGGCAATACCGGCTAAAATCTTGCGGTTATTTACTTTTATAGTAGTGGAAATTCCCAGGCGGTTAAATACCGTATCGATAATCGATATAAGTTCCACCTCGTTTAAAAGCGAGTCGCTCCCGATTACATCGGCATCGCATTGGTAAAATTCGCGGTAACGCCCTTTCTGGGGCCTGTCGGCACGCCATACGGGTTGAATCTGGTAACGTTTAAACGGAAAGGTAATCTCGTTTTGGTGTTGCACCACAAAACGCGCAAAAGGTACGGTAAGGTCGTAGCGCAAACCTTTTTCGCACAATTTCAGGGCAAGTGCATTGAGTTCTTTTTTTTCGAAATCCACATCAGTGGTCGATTTCAGGTAATCGCCCGAATTGAGAATTTTAAAGAGCAATTTATCACCTTCTTCGCCGTATTTGCCCAGCAGGGTGTCGAGGTTTTCCATGGCCGGAGTTTCAATGGGCAGGTAACCATAAAGCTGGAAAACCGATTTGATGGAATCGAATATATAGTTGCGCTTCACCATTTCTGATGGGCCAAAGTCGCGGGTTCCTTTCGGAATGGAAGGTTTCTGCATTTTATTGTTCTCTACAAATATTCGTTTGCAAAGGTATCAAATCATGTGTTTTTACATATTTTTTATTCAATTTCTTGTAAAAGATTAATACCATTGGTTTTTCCTGCATTCCGTTAGAAGTTGTCGATTATTAAAACCAAAAACAATCTGGCCTGGGCAAACATTTCTATGATACTATTGACAAGCATTTCAGCATCCTGAAAAAAACCTACCGCTCTTTTGCTTTCCGGTATGGCGATATACACTGTATGCCCATGAAAAAATTCCAATATTTGTTTCACTACAGGGTGTTGGAAAGTCAACAAGCCGTGAGCATTAAGACGGTTTTCTGCACATCAGACGACCCCGATAAATGGCAGCATAGGGTTGAATAAACCACCTTTACCTTAAAATATACTCTCTCATCCTCTACTGAACAAAAGAAAAACGGAGCCCCTAGAAGGAAGCTCCGTTCTTTTTATAAGAGTATTTAGGGTAATTACACTATTCCCTGGTCGATCATGGAGTTGGCCACTTTCAAAAATCCGGCAATATTGGCTCCACGCACATAATCCACATATCCATCAGGTCTTTTTCCATAATGCATCGAAGTTTGGTGTATGGCTTTCATAATGCTGTTAAGCCTGCTGTCTACCTCTTCTTTGCCCCAGTTGAGTTTCATGGCATTTTGAGTCATCTCAAGGCCTGAAGTAGCTACACCACCCGCATTGGATGCCTTGCCGGGTGCATAAAGCAT
It contains:
- a CDS encoding NAD kinase, with the translated sequence MKIALFGKQYEPSFHQTICELLQRLQHNGVEISVYEPFYQFILQHDKGLNIPCSLFSRPEESPNEVDFFISIGGDGTFLESMLYLKSSTIPVIGLNSGRLGFLANISKDEISKALDCILNGEYKIEYRSLLRVESEMELFGGYNFALNEVTIQKNDSSLISIDAWLDDEFLNTYWTDGLIVATPTGSTAYSLSVGGPVVVPGSDNFIIAPIASHNLTVRPIVFHDSTLIRLNVKTRGNSFLVTVDNRIQKMTSDQASIIVRKSKFELQMLRLPFNNYYSTLRNKLMWGADKRNYAG
- a CDS encoding histidine--tRNA ligase, with the translated sequence MQKPSIPKGTRDFGPSEMVKRNYIFDSIKSVFQLYGYLPIETPAMENLDTLLGKYGEEGDKLLFKILNSGDYLKSTTDVDFEKKELNALALKLCEKGLRYDLTVPFARFVVQHQNEITFPFKRYQIQPVWRADRPQKGRYREFYQCDADVIGSDSLLNEVELISIIDTVFNRLGISTTIKVNNRKILAGIAEYLQANHLLTDITVAIDKIDKIGLEAVNAELESKGLSGDVIRKLRPVLLLKGSNQEKLAQLHTILSGSETGLQGIEEVNTLFSFLSHAPVKTPIELDLTLARGLNYYTGAIFEVKANDVAIGSICGGGRYDDLTGIFGLKDISGVGISFGADRIYDVMNQLNGFPAETAAGTRIMLVNFGEAEQNYCLKVLKLLRESNISAELYPESAKLKKQLSYANDKQIPWVLLAGQKEIESGRLTLKNMALGEQFELSLNEIVNKLVAES
- a CDS encoding OmpH family outer membrane protein, whose protein sequence is MKRTLFLLLALTIGITLEAQKFAFVDTEYILNNIPNYKAAQDELDKQAAEWQTEVEARYQEIDKLYREYQAEKVLLTQEMRKKREEEIINSEREVKKLQNDYFGEEGLLFKKRQEKIKPIQDEVFNALKEISNESGYAIIFDSAGGPTVLYTNPRFDISDEVLIRLGYKN
- a CDS encoding isoprenyl transferase, translating into MINKEELEKEKLPGHIAIIMDGNGRWARKKGNPRVFGHKNGVAAVRDTVEACAELGIQYLTLYAFSTENWNRPRTEVDALMTLLLTTINKETKTLLENNVQLLAIGDLSALPARVSRQLEEAIEKTRNNTGLRLVLALSYSARWEIVDAVKKIVEKANKGLIKASDVTNDLFARHLTTSEIPDPELLIRTSGETRISNFLLWQLAYCELYFTETLWPDFRREHLYKAIADFQCRERRFGKTSEQIIQGVNANS
- a CDS encoding OmpH family outer membrane protein produces the protein MKTTTKIIAVLSCLLLAHSVSAQKLAHINSQELLVSMPETDSAQKQLEKIAMEHDLALEEMSVEFNKKMEDYNAKYNEMSDLVKASKEAELQDLQKRVQAFQQTAEQDLQNQRMKLFQPIQEKAVKAVNDVSKEKGFTYVFDTATGVVVYMGDDAVDILPLVKAKLGIN
- a CDS encoding outer membrane beta-barrel protein, with the translated sequence MKRYLFTIVFIVLTASAFSQRKSDIGIYGGATFYLGEVNPEKIFYNPGYTFGALYRYNFNPRYSLRIKAAYAHMSGSDNDFDKVVVGRNPTTFSTGLINLASQVEFNFIPYLTGDKNYDWTPYVFGGAGYSVILSSSATTNVSANSHLVIPFGAGAKINFTSRLSGGVEWTFNKTFTDRIDGVIPPTGTSTLSKNDWYNFAGLFITYKFFKFAADCPVYD
- a CDS encoding outer membrane beta-barrel protein, with the translated sequence MYKLFLTIQTAVEIMRMHFKNLLAILFLGLLLATQNADAQRWKLMRYHVGAGFGPTQVFGDIGGAADENNWYGLKDLSIDETSLAYHINAGFKIDNRFAVKSNLTYASGKGSDAGTPNERGRSYKVNFIEFSGQAEYYFLSEDPRLRSAAVFDKKGMINNFSTISAYGFAGLGLTYSMASHEKGTYMPDADSYKETNLAPVIPFGVGVKYVIDKRWFIGAEFGYRWAMNDYIEGYSQLKGSKHNDMYYFLLLTANYRIKTSRRGIPTILDRKVRYSL
- a CDS encoding glutamate racemase, whose protein sequence is MSDKRPIGIFDSGVGGLTVANAIRHALPNENLIYYGDTSHLPYGDKSPETISHYSKGITRFLLEQDCKVIVIACNTASANAYKVVCQTAGENIPVLNVIDPIIREVTQNSGYKHIGVIGTKSTINSRTYEKKISDLSKTVLVSSMATPLFVPMIEEGFIFDDISNAIIRNYLSRHEIAGIDSLILGCTHYPIIRNQINKFYNFGIDIIDSSRIVAQSLHQLLRENNLLNLETIPAQRKFYVSDVTKSFRIISKMFFEEDVDLELNNIWD
- the bamA gene encoding outer membrane protein assembly factor BamA; its protein translation is MLRFIYLLSLCFFGIAIFAQEEPGANLKIFDYSRPTEYVIAEIKVTGVQYLNPNHLIGISGLQRGQKITIPGTEIQDAINKYWRHGLFSDVQVYITKIEGENAFIEIKLVEQPRLNNLKITGLNKSETDDIKEKINLNRGVQLTDNVINNAVTIIKKHFVKKGYFNIEVKPRQVPDTTGDNRVNLWLEIEKKSKVKIDEIIFEGNDIFTTEKLRKAFKKTKQKSANVFKSTKYSEEDYKADKILLIDFYNESGYRDAKIVKEELITLSDKRIALKITIYEGSQYYIRSIRWIGNTIYPSELLSQALGVKEKQVYDKKLINDRLSVDEDAVSNLYLDNGYLFFTVTPYEVRIDNDSVDLEFRIREGEPANINKIIIKGNTKTNEHVIRRELYTRPGELFSKTDLIRSYREIANLGHFNPENIGLNPLPNPADGTVDIEYNLEERANDQLELSGGWGGGYGFVGSIGVRFTNMALDRALNFDEWRPVPTGNGQTLSLRAQSNLYYHGFNISFIEPWLGGRKPNSLSISFNYTIQKTQGSSVNQVAAGSFKTLGGSVGFGKRLKWPDDYFSVYTEFAYNLYRLKNYPYFALGDGDYNMLTIKGVLSRSSQDQMIYPRQGSSFSLGLEMTPPYSAFNGVDYANDSTISSYERYRNVEFHKWTFNAAWYTSIVGNLVLALKAEFGALGFYNEDLGYPIFEKFDMGGSGLSGYNLYGTDVVPLRGYEDNSLTPRKYDENSRTYIDNGNIYSRFYAELRYPITLNPSATLYGHVFIEGGNIWQQWDEVNPYSVKRAAGLGIRAFLPMFGLLGFDWAFGFDPIFDSSNGNVLYEPSGQFHFIIGQQL